In Streptomyces thermolilacinus SPC6, a single genomic region encodes these proteins:
- a CDS encoding alkaline phosphatase PhoX: protein MTATRRHLLAGTGTALAGIAFSGALAELFAGTAAASVHTGNTGYGPLVPDPDGLLDLPRGFRYRVLSREGAPLRSGEGAVPGRFDGMGAFAGRRGRVHLVRNHENSARVTSGVPTVPGLTYDPAAKGGCTVLTLDARGGVLDERVGIAGTAVNCAGGPTPWNTWLTCEETEDLAGTNGYARDHGFVFEVDPADPRRSGAVPLTAMGRFQHEAVAVDPRTGVVYETEDAFQRPFGLFYRFLPDRPLGGPGSLRAGGALEAMRVPDVPDLSAVREPGTSFDGVEWVPVPDSQARRTPIRLQDFGPRGITHAQKLEGCYWGGRSVYFVSSFARASQGSAADHHGQVWRYDPHRGRLTLVVVFGPDTDLRLPGESPDNICLAPGGGLMVCEDGGGAQHVYGLTRRGEVYAMARNAQALATDGSGQATEWGEFAGVEFSPDGGTMYLNCYTPGTTFAVTGPWR, encoded by the coding sequence ATGACCGCAACACGTCGTCACCTTCTCGCCGGGACCGGCACCGCGCTCGCCGGGATCGCCTTCAGCGGCGCGCTCGCCGAGCTGTTCGCCGGTACGGCCGCCGCGTCCGTCCACACGGGGAACACCGGGTACGGCCCGCTCGTCCCCGACCCCGACGGCCTCCTCGACCTCCCGCGCGGCTTCCGCTACCGGGTGCTGTCCCGCGAGGGCGCGCCGCTCCGCTCCGGGGAGGGCGCGGTGCCGGGCCGGTTCGACGGCATGGGCGCCTTCGCGGGCCGCCGGGGCCGCGTCCACCTGGTCCGCAACCACGAGAACAGCGCCCGCGTCACGTCCGGCGTGCCGACCGTGCCCGGTTTGACCTACGACCCGGCGGCCAAGGGCGGCTGCACGGTCCTCACCCTCGACGCGCGCGGCGGCGTCCTGGACGAGCGGGTCGGCATCGCCGGTACGGCCGTGAACTGCGCGGGCGGCCCGACGCCCTGGAACACCTGGCTGACCTGCGAGGAGACCGAGGACCTCGCCGGGACCAACGGCTACGCCCGGGACCACGGGTTCGTCTTCGAGGTGGACCCCGCCGACCCGCGCCGCTCCGGCGCGGTCCCGCTGACGGCGATGGGGCGCTTCCAGCACGAGGCCGTCGCCGTGGACCCGCGCACGGGCGTCGTCTACGAGACGGAGGACGCGTTCCAGCGGCCGTTCGGGCTGTTCTACCGGTTCCTGCCCGACCGGCCCCTCGGCGGCCCCGGCTCGCTGCGCGCGGGCGGCGCCCTGGAGGCCATGCGGGTGCCTGACGTGCCCGACCTGTCCGCCGTCCGGGAGCCGGGCACCTCCTTCGACGGCGTCGAGTGGGTGCCCGTACCGGACAGCCAGGCCCGGCGGACGCCGATCCGGCTCCAGGACTTCGGCCCGCGGGGCATCACCCACGCGCAGAAGCTGGAGGGCTGCTACTGGGGCGGCCGGTCGGTGTACTTCGTCTCCAGCTTCGCCCGCGCCTCCCAGGGGTCGGCCGCCGACCACCACGGGCAGGTGTGGCGGTACGACCCGCACCGGGGCCGCCTGACGCTGGTCGTCGTGTTCGGCCCGGACACCGACCTGCGGCTGCCCGGCGAGTCCCCGGACAACATCTGCCTCGCCCCCGGCGGCGGGCTGATGGTGTGCGAGGACGGCGGCGGTGCGCAGCACGTGTACGGGCTGACGCGGCGCGGCGAGGTGTACGCGATGGCCCGCAACGCCCAGGCGCTGGCGACGGACGGGTCCGGGCAGGCCACCGAGTGGGGCGAGTTCGCCGGGGTCGAGTTCTCGCCGGACGGCGGAACCATGTACCTCAACTGCTACACGCCGGGCACGACCTTCGCGGTGACGGGCCCCTGGCGGTGA
- the treZ gene encoding malto-oligosyltrehalose trehalohydrolase: MLFEVWAPNARERVELELEGARHPMERDPLRDGWWTVTPGGVPRDVPDGARYGFSLDGGPVLPDPRSRRQPDGPDGLSAVVDHTVYAWGGEPPGRGLHGAVLYELHVGTYTREGTLDAAAERLDHLVRLGVTHVELMPLCPFPGRHGWGYEGVSLWAVHEPYGGPAALKRFVDRAHGLGLGVVLDVVHNHLGPSGNHLPAFGPYFTDTHHTPWGAAVNLDAPGSDEVRAYLLGSALAWLRDYRIDGLRLDAVHALADTRALTFLEELSAAVDELGEQQGRELFLVAESDLCDPRTTTPRAEGGLGLHAQWNDDFHHALHTALTGESQGYYGDFARAPLAALAKTLGEVFFHNGTYSSFRGRTHGRPVDVERTPAHRFLGYAQTHDQIGNRAQGDRLSASLSPGLLACAATLVLTGPFTPMLFMGEEWGAGTPWQFFTDHTDPELADAVRRGRRREFAAHGWREEDVPDPQDPATRDRSCLDWSEPRREPHARLLDWHRRLIALRAAQPDLTDPDLAAVHVSHDEEARWIAYRRGDVRVAVNLGDRPARVPLGPDGVRVLAAWEPVEVPGPDGGELLVPAESCVVLAAL; encoded by the coding sequence GTGCTGTTCGAGGTGTGGGCGCCGAACGCGCGCGAGCGGGTGGAGCTGGAGCTGGAGGGTGCCCGGCACCCCATGGAACGCGACCCGCTGCGCGACGGCTGGTGGACGGTGACGCCCGGCGGCGTGCCGCGGGACGTGCCGGACGGGGCCCGCTACGGGTTCTCGCTGGACGGCGGCCCCGTGCTGCCCGACCCCCGGTCGCGGCGCCAGCCCGACGGGCCGGACGGGCTCAGCGCGGTGGTGGACCACACGGTGTACGCCTGGGGCGGCGAGCCGCCGGGGCGCGGGCTGCACGGCGCCGTCCTGTACGAGCTGCACGTGGGGACGTACACGCGCGAGGGCACCCTCGACGCGGCCGCCGAGCGCCTGGACCACCTGGTGCGGCTGGGTGTGACGCACGTCGAGCTGATGCCGCTGTGCCCGTTCCCGGGGCGGCACGGCTGGGGGTACGAGGGCGTGTCGCTGTGGGCGGTGCACGAGCCGTACGGCGGTCCGGCGGCGCTGAAGCGGTTCGTGGACCGGGCGCACGGGCTGGGCCTGGGCGTGGTGCTGGACGTGGTGCACAACCACCTGGGCCCGTCCGGCAACCACCTGCCCGCTTTCGGCCCGTACTTCACGGACACCCACCACACGCCGTGGGGCGCGGCGGTGAACCTGGACGCGCCGGGCTCGGACGAGGTGCGGGCGTATCTTCTGGGCAGCGCGCTGGCGTGGCTGCGGGACTACCGGATCGACGGGCTGCGGCTGGACGCGGTGCACGCGCTGGCCGACACGCGGGCGCTGACGTTCCTGGAGGAGCTGTCGGCGGCGGTGGACGAGCTGGGCGAACAGCAGGGGCGGGAGCTGTTCCTGGTAGCGGAGTCCGACCTGTGCGACCCGCGCACGACGACGCCGCGCGCGGAGGGCGGGCTGGGGCTGCACGCCCAGTGGAACGACGACTTCCACCACGCGCTGCACACGGCGCTGACCGGCGAGTCACAGGGCTACTACGGGGACTTCGCGCGGGCGCCGCTGGCCGCGCTGGCGAAGACGCTGGGCGAGGTGTTCTTCCACAACGGCACGTACTCGTCGTTCCGGGGCCGTACGCACGGCCGCCCCGTGGACGTGGAGCGGACTCCGGCACACCGCTTCCTCGGGTACGCGCAGACCCACGACCAGATCGGCAACCGGGCGCAGGGCGACCGGCTGTCGGCGTCCCTCTCCCCCGGCCTGCTGGCGTGCGCGGCGACGCTGGTGCTGACGGGCCCGTTCACTCCGATGCTGTTCATGGGCGAGGAGTGGGGGGCCGGTACGCCCTGGCAGTTCTTCACCGACCACACGGACCCGGAGCTGGCGGACGCGGTGCGGCGCGGGCGGCGGCGGGAGTTCGCGGCGCACGGCTGGCGGGAGGAGGACGTGCCGGACCCGCAGGACCCGGCGACGCGCGACCGGTCGTGCCTGGACTGGTCGGAGCCGCGGCGGGAGCCGCACGCGCGGCTGCTGGACTGGCACCGGCGGCTGATCGCGTTGCGGGCCGCGCAGCCGGACCTGACCGACCCGGACCTGGCGGCGGTGCACGTCAGCCACGACGAGGAGGCCCGCTGGATCGCGTACCGGCGCGGCGACGTGCGGGTCGCGGTGAACCTGGGCGACCGTCCGGCGCGCGTCCCGCTCGGCCCGGACGGGGTGCGGGTGCTGGCCGCGTGGGAGCCGGTGGAGGTGCCCGGACCGGACGGCGGCGAGCTGCTGGTCCCGGCCGAGTCCTGCGTGGTCCTGGCTGCTCTTTAG
- a CDS encoding nucleoside/nucleotide kinase family protein, which produces MDVIDARRLDTLTGRARRLATPGTRRLLGIAGAPGAGKSTLAARLLERLGALAVLVPMDGFHLANAELDRLGRAARKGAPDTFDAPGYVHLLARLRAAEPGVTVYAPAFDRALEEPVAGSVPVPPDVPLVVTEGNYLLHDDPVWAPVRPLLDEVWYVEGDDGPRVRRLVERHVRYGKGRAEAEAWVRDSDEANARLVARGRARADLVVRIG; this is translated from the coding sequence ATGGACGTCATCGACGCGCGGCGGCTCGACACCCTCACCGGCCGCGCCCGCCGCCTCGCCACCCCCGGCACCCGCCGCCTCCTCGGGATCGCGGGCGCGCCCGGAGCCGGCAAGTCCACGCTGGCCGCGCGCCTCCTGGAGCGGCTCGGCGCCCTCGCCGTCCTCGTCCCCATGGACGGCTTCCACCTCGCGAACGCCGAGCTCGACCGCCTCGGCCGCGCCGCCCGCAAGGGCGCCCCCGACACGTTCGACGCCCCCGGCTACGTCCACCTGCTCGCCCGGCTGCGTGCCGCCGAACCGGGCGTCACCGTGTACGCGCCCGCCTTCGACCGCGCCCTGGAGGAACCCGTCGCCGGGAGCGTGCCCGTACCTCCCGATGTGCCGCTCGTCGTCACCGAGGGCAACTACCTGCTGCACGACGACCCCGTGTGGGCTCCGGTCCGCCCCCTGCTGGACGAGGTCTGGTACGTGGAGGGCGACGACGGCCCGAGGGTGCGGCGCCTCGTCGAGCGGCACGTCCGGTACGGCAAGGGCCGCGCCGAGGCCGAAGCGTGGGTACGCGACTCCGACGAGGCCAACGCCCGGCTGGTCGCCCGGGGCCGGGCCCGCGCCGATCTCGTCGTACGGATCGGCTGA
- the murC gene encoding UDP-N-acetylmuramate--L-alanine ligase, translated as MAPAIPAAMERPHFIGIGGAGMSGIAKILAQRGAKVAGSDARESETAASLRALGATVHIGHAAHHLADDSSCVVVSSAIRPDNPELARAQELGIPVVHRSDALAALMKGLRAIAVAGTHGKTTTTSMLAVALTELGLDPSYAIGGDLAGPGTNARHGDGDLFVAEADESDRSFQKYDPEVALVLNVELDHHANYASIEEIYESFEAFVAKIPHGGTLVVGEHAGARELAGRVSGRPGLSIVTVGESETSDAWVRAITPKGMTSEVTVVLDGVEHTFTVSVPGRHYAHNAAAALAAGARMGIDPAALAQALTAYTGVGRRLQLKGEAAGVQVVDSYAHHPTEMTADLEAMRAAAGADRRLVVVFQPHLFSRTQELGTEMGQALALADESLVLDIYPAREDPIPGVTSALITDAATAAGARVTAVHDKGRVPELIAGMARPGDLVLTMGAGDVTDLGPKVLDRLAH; from the coding sequence ATGGCACCCGCCATCCCTGCCGCAATGGAACGGCCGCACTTCATCGGCATCGGCGGCGCCGGAATGTCGGGCATCGCGAAGATCCTCGCCCAGCGCGGGGCCAAGGTCGCCGGCAGCGACGCGCGGGAGTCCGAGACCGCCGCGTCGCTGCGCGCCCTGGGCGCGACCGTCCACATCGGCCACGCCGCGCACCACCTCGCCGACGACTCCAGCTGCGTCGTCGTCTCCAGCGCCATCCGTCCCGACAACCCGGAGCTGGCCCGCGCCCAGGAGCTGGGCATCCCCGTGGTGCACCGCTCCGACGCGCTGGCCGCGCTGATGAAGGGCCTGCGCGCCATCGCCGTCGCCGGCACGCACGGCAAGACCACCACCACGTCGATGCTGGCCGTCGCCCTCACCGAGCTGGGCCTCGACCCGTCGTACGCCATCGGCGGCGACCTCGCGGGCCCCGGCACGAACGCCCGGCACGGCGACGGCGACCTCTTCGTCGCCGAGGCGGACGAGAGCGACCGCAGCTTCCAGAAGTACGACCCCGAGGTCGCCCTCGTCCTCAACGTCGAGCTGGACCACCACGCGAACTACGCGTCCATCGAGGAGATCTACGAGTCCTTCGAGGCGTTCGTCGCCAAGATCCCGCACGGCGGCACCCTCGTCGTCGGCGAGCACGCGGGCGCCCGCGAGCTGGCGGGCCGGGTCTCCGGCCGTCCGGGTCTGTCGATCGTGACGGTCGGCGAGTCGGAGACCTCCGACGCCTGGGTCCGAGCGATCACCCCGAAGGGCATGACCAGCGAGGTGACGGTCGTCCTGGACGGCGTCGAGCACACCTTCACGGTCTCCGTGCCCGGCCGCCACTACGCGCACAACGCCGCCGCGGCCCTCGCCGCCGGAGCGCGCATGGGCATCGACCCGGCCGCGCTGGCCCAGGCGCTCACCGCGTACACCGGCGTCGGCCGCCGCCTCCAGCTGAAGGGCGAGGCCGCGGGCGTCCAGGTGGTGGACTCGTACGCCCACCACCCCACCGAGATGACCGCCGACCTGGAGGCGATGCGCGCCGCCGCCGGAGCCGACCGCCGCCTGGTCGTGGTCTTCCAGCCGCACCTGTTCTCCCGCACCCAGGAGCTGGGCACGGAGATGGGCCAGGCCCTCGCCCTCGCCGACGAGTCGCTGGTCCTGGACATCTACCCGGCCCGCGAGGACCCGATCCCGGGCGTCACCAGCGCCCTGATCACCGACGCGGCCACGGCGGCGGGCGCCCGCGTCACCGCCGTCCACGACAAGGGGCGGGTTCCGGAGCTGATCGCGGGAATGGCCCGCCCCGGCGATCTCGTTCTCACCATGGGCGCCGGCGACGTCACGGACCTCGGCCCGAAGGTCCTCGACCGCCTGGCGCACTGA
- a CDS encoding LysR family transcriptional regulator, whose amino-acid sequence MDAQLLRTFVTVTRLASFPAAARELGCGQDTVARHVAALERDLGLPLLTRRPVVPTVAGARLLEHAVPLLLRLDAARAEVARLAPAPDGPLVLAAAPLAVGPRLLAALPAATARVTLSVRPREAIPAAVTDGTAHLGLVDGLTGTGEPLPPPGTGTLTAHRVTEAPLAVHLPATHPLAHRAGVRLGELTGARWVDAPAAGVPLDQLRAAHGTYGFRPALRYDGTDVRTLTALAAAGQGLTLLPATVPAAPAATAVPLVEPRLLHRVVLLHPGEPAAPAADLAARLTGR is encoded by the coding sequence ATGGACGCCCAACTGCTGCGTACGTTCGTGACGGTGACCCGGCTCGCCTCGTTCCCGGCCGCCGCGCGTGAGCTCGGGTGCGGCCAGGACACCGTCGCGCGGCACGTCGCCGCCCTCGAACGGGACCTCGGCCTGCCGCTGCTGACCCGGCGCCCCGTCGTCCCGACCGTCGCGGGCGCGCGGCTCCTGGAACACGCCGTACCGCTCCTGCTGCGCCTCGACGCGGCCCGCGCCGAAGTCGCCCGCCTCGCCCCCGCGCCCGACGGCCCGCTCGTCCTGGCCGCCGCCCCGCTCGCCGTCGGCCCCCGGCTGCTCGCCGCCCTCCCGGCCGCCACCGCCCGCGTCACCCTGTCCGTACGGCCCCGCGAGGCGATACCCGCCGCGGTCACCGACGGCACCGCCCACCTGGGCCTCGTGGACGGCCTCACCGGCACCGGCGAACCGCTGCCCCCGCCCGGCACCGGCACCCTGACCGCCCACCGCGTCACCGAGGCCCCGCTCGCCGTCCACCTGCCCGCGACCCACCCGCTCGCCCACCGGGCCGGGGTGCGCCTCGGCGAGCTGACCGGCGCCCGCTGGGTGGACGCCCCGGCCGCCGGCGTCCCCCTCGACCAGCTGCGCGCCGCCCACGGCACGTACGGCTTCCGCCCCGCCCTGCGCTACGACGGCACCGACGTGCGCACCCTCACCGCGCTCGCAGCGGCCGGGCAGGGCCTCACCCTCCTCCCGGCCACCGTCCCCGCCGCGCCCGCCGCCACCGCCGTCCCCCTCGTGGAACCCCGCCTCCTCCACCGCGTCGTCCTCCTCCACCCCGGCGAACCGGCAGCCCCGGCGGCGGACCTGGCGGCCCGGCTCACGGGCCGGTGA
- the msrB gene encoding peptide-methionine (R)-S-oxide reductase MsrB — translation MPYEVEKPDEQWRAELSPQEYHVLREAGTEPPFVGEYTDTKTKGVYSCRACGAELFTSDTKFASHCGWPSFYDPKDTDAVELIEDRSHGMVRTEVRCARCGSHLGHVFEGEGYPTPTDQRYCINSISLTLAPAED, via the coding sequence ATGCCGTACGAGGTCGAGAAGCCGGACGAGCAGTGGCGCGCCGAGCTGTCCCCGCAGGAGTACCACGTCCTGCGCGAGGCCGGCACGGAGCCGCCGTTCGTCGGCGAGTACACCGACACGAAGACCAAGGGCGTCTACTCCTGCCGGGCGTGCGGCGCGGAGCTGTTCACGTCCGACACGAAGTTCGCCTCGCACTGCGGCTGGCCGTCCTTCTACGACCCGAAGGACACCGACGCCGTCGAGCTGATCGAGGACCGCTCCCACGGCATGGTCCGCACGGAGGTCCGCTGCGCCCGCTGCGGCTCCCACCTGGGCCACGTCTTCGAGGGCGAGGGCTACCCCACCCCCACGGACCAGCGCTACTGCATCAACTCCATCTCCCTCACCCTCGCCCCGGCGGAGGACTGA
- a CDS encoding pyrimidine reductase family protein — MRRLFPVTDQTPPVPAAPAAPTGPAAPPGAPAAGPAVVGEGREWSLDELADAYAYPEDAASARHGAWLRANMVSSLDGAAQHDGRSEPISSAADMRVFGAMRALADVVVVGAETVRLEGYRPARAREAFAARREAAGQGPAPAIAVVSASLNLDFSLPLFTSPLVPTLVLTGAAAPPARVREAERAGAEVVVAGDGPGVEPERAVRALAGRGMTRQLTEGGPRLLGQFVAAGVLDELCLTVSPTLTAGDAQRIAGGPSLAVPSRFALASVLEEDGFLFTRYRRISPV, encoded by the coding sequence ATGCGACGCCTGTTCCCTGTGACCGACCAGACACCGCCCGTTCCCGCGGCTCCGGCCGCCCCCACGGGACCCGCCGCGCCCCCCGGAGCCCCCGCCGCGGGACCCGCCGTCGTAGGGGAGGGCCGCGAGTGGTCCCTCGACGAGCTGGCCGACGCGTACGCGTACCCGGAGGACGCCGCGAGCGCCCGGCACGGCGCGTGGCTGCGCGCCAACATGGTGTCGTCGCTGGACGGGGCGGCCCAGCACGACGGGCGATCCGAGCCGATCTCGTCCGCCGCCGACATGCGGGTCTTCGGCGCGATGCGGGCCCTCGCCGACGTGGTGGTCGTGGGGGCGGAGACCGTACGCCTGGAGGGGTACCGCCCCGCGCGGGCGCGGGAGGCGTTCGCCGCGCGCCGGGAGGCGGCCGGGCAGGGGCCCGCGCCCGCCATCGCCGTGGTGAGCGCGTCGCTGAACCTGGACTTCTCGCTGCCGCTGTTCACCTCGCCGCTCGTACCGACCCTGGTCCTCACCGGCGCCGCCGCGCCGCCCGCCCGGGTGCGCGAGGCGGAGCGGGCCGGGGCGGAGGTCGTCGTCGCGGGCGACGGGCCCGGCGTCGAGCCGGAGCGCGCCGTACGGGCGCTGGCCGGTCGCGGGATGACCCGGCAGCTCACCGAGGGCGGGCCCCGGCTGCTCGGCCAGTTCGTCGCCGCCGGGGTGCTGGACGAGCTGTGCCTCACCGTGTCGCCGACGCTCACGGCCGGGGACGCGCAGCGGATCGCGGGCGGCCCGTCGCTGGCGGTGCCGTCGCGGTTCGCGCTGGCGTCGGTCCTGGAGGAGGACGGGTTCCTCTTCACGCGGTACCGCCGGATTAGCCCGGTATGA
- a CDS encoding HAD family acid phosphatase, which produces MPGRKQAHRRRTLTVAATAALAMAWPVQASAAAPAAAPARPAAAVAATGGIAQLKGVDYAAWQRDVAAALAQARPYIEQRTANASGEKLAIVLDIDNTSLETDFHYFWEFPTPAVRPSLDLARYADSRGVDVFFVTARPGIIHDLTARNLRSVGYPVDGLYVRDLPDLFAEVSAYKTEKRAEIEAKGYKIIANIGNRPSDLAGGHAERTFKLPDYDGKLS; this is translated from the coding sequence ATGCCCGGACGCAAGCAGGCCCACCGCCGCCGCACCCTCACGGTCGCCGCCACCGCGGCCCTGGCCATGGCCTGGCCCGTCCAGGCGAGCGCGGCGGCCCCGGCCGCGGCCCCCGCCCGCCCGGCCGCCGCCGTCGCGGCCACCGGCGGCATCGCCCAGCTCAAGGGCGTGGACTACGCGGCCTGGCAGCGCGACGTGGCGGCGGCCCTCGCCCAGGCCCGCCCGTACATCGAACAGCGCACGGCGAACGCGTCCGGCGAGAAGCTGGCGATCGTCCTGGACATCGACAACACGTCCCTGGAGACGGACTTCCACTACTTCTGGGAGTTCCCGACCCCGGCGGTCCGCCCGTCCCTGGACCTGGCCCGCTACGCCGACTCGCGCGGCGTGGACGTCTTCTTCGTCACCGCCCGCCCCGGCATCATCCACGACCTGACGGCGCGCAACCTGCGTTCCGTCGGCTACCCGGTGGACGGCCTGTACGTCCGCGACCTGCCGGACCTGTTCGCCGAGGTCTCCGCGTACAAGACGGAGAAGCGCGCCGAGATCGAGGCCAAGGGCTACAAGATCATCGCCAACATCGGCAACCGCCCGAGCGACCTGGCCGGCGGCCACGCCGAGCGCACCTTCAAGCTCCCCGACTACGACGGCAAGCTCTCCTGA
- a CDS encoding OsmC family peroxiredoxin yields the protein MATTRHAHTVWEGNLTEGTGTVTLDSSGIGSYPVSWPARAEEPNGKTSPEELIAAAHSSCFSMFLSAVLGKAGTPPTRLTTKADVTFQPGTGITGVHLTVEGEVPGMDEAAFAKAAEEAKAGCPVSQALAGTKITLTASLAG from the coding sequence ATGGCCACCACCCGTCACGCGCACACCGTCTGGGAGGGCAACCTCACCGAGGGCACGGGCACCGTGACCCTCGACTCCTCCGGCATCGGCTCCTACCCGGTCTCCTGGCCGGCGCGCGCCGAGGAGCCGAACGGCAAGACCAGCCCGGAGGAGCTCATCGCGGCCGCGCACTCCAGCTGCTTCTCCATGTTCCTGTCGGCCGTGCTCGGCAAGGCGGGTACGCCTCCGACCCGGCTGACCACGAAGGCCGACGTCACGTTCCAGCCGGGCACGGGCATCACGGGCGTGCACCTCACGGTCGAGGGCGAGGTGCCCGGCATGGACGAGGCCGCGTTCGCCAAGGCCGCCGAGGAGGCCAAGGCGGGCTGCCCGGTCAGCCAGGCGCTGGCGGGCACGAAGATCACCCTGACGGCGAGCCTGGCGGGCTGA
- a CDS encoding polysaccharide deacetylase family protein codes for MRFSARRLSVLAAFCVLLTGCGTRAPAAGPADRHPAATPSPVASASSGAPALTGAGAGSGAGARTGADAAQRVPPTMAPGPGGLTPVFERRADPGAAAAEKTVALTFDADMTADQGPRAARGERFDNPALIATLRRLDVDATVFMTGRWAEEYPDQARSIGTDPRFEIANHSYSHHAFRSPCYGLPTVGRAEMAADVERAFAAFRAAGVRNVVPYFRFPGGCYDDEALRALSPTGVTAVQWDVVSGDAFAKDADAVARQVLDGVRPGSVVVLHCTLSAAPVTEQAIRRIVPELRARGYRFVKVSELMAAS; via the coding sequence GTGAGATTTTCTGCTCGACGTCTGTCGGTGCTGGCTGCATTCTGTGTCCTTCTGACCGGCTGCGGGACGCGCGCTCCCGCAGCCGGCCCGGCGGACCGGCACCCGGCCGCCACCCCCTCCCCCGTCGCCTCCGCGTCGTCCGGAGCGCCCGCCCTGACCGGAGCCGGAGCCGGGTCGGGCGCCGGAGCCCGCACGGGTGCCGACGCGGCCCAGCGCGTCCCGCCCACGATGGCCCCGGGCCCCGGCGGGCTGACCCCCGTCTTCGAGCGCCGCGCCGACCCGGGCGCGGCGGCCGCCGAGAAGACCGTCGCGCTCACCTTCGACGCCGACATGACGGCCGATCAGGGTCCGCGTGCGGCGCGGGGCGAACGGTTCGACAACCCGGCGCTCATCGCGACGCTCCGCCGTCTGGACGTCGACGCGACCGTGTTCATGACGGGCCGCTGGGCGGAGGAGTACCCCGACCAGGCCCGGTCGATCGGCACGGACCCGCGCTTCGAGATCGCCAACCACTCCTACAGCCACCACGCCTTCCGCTCCCCCTGCTACGGCCTGCCGACGGTCGGCCGCGCGGAGATGGCGGCGGACGTGGAGCGGGCGTTCGCGGCGTTCCGCGCGGCGGGCGTCCGGAACGTCGTGCCGTACTTCCGGTTCCCCGGCGGCTGCTACGACGACGAGGCGCTGCGCGCGCTGTCCCCGACGGGCGTGACGGCCGTGCAGTGGGACGTCGTCAGCGGCGACGCGTTCGCGAAGGACGCCGACGCGGTGGCCCGGCAGGTGCTGGACGGCGTACGGCCCGGCTCGGTGGTGGTGCTGCACTGCACGCTCAGCGCGGCGCCGGTCACCGAGCAGGCGATCCGGCGCATCGTGCCGGAGCTGCGGGCGCGGGGGTACCGGTTCGTGAAGGTGTCGGAGCTGATGGCGGCGAGCTGA
- the zapE gene encoding cell division protein ZapE: MSTSALTEAVPLSLCAREPHVPADRLVAEMVPPPRFDGVRFDTYIPDPNQPSQAEAVRVLADFAAGLGGAHASGAGKRRWFARKPAAPTGPRGVYLDGGYGVGKTHLLASLWHATPAEPALKAFGTFVELTNLVGALGFQQTVRTLSGHRLLCIDEFELDDPGDTVLVSTLLGKLVDAGVALAATSNTLPGKLGEGRFAAADFLREIQGLSAHFRPLRIDGEDYRHRGLPEAPAPYADEQVTKAAHATPGASLDHFPELLEHLARVHPSRYGALTEDVTAVCLTGVTAVPDQSTALRLVVLADRLYDREIPVLASGLPFDQLFSDEMLNGGYRKKYFRAISRLTALARDAKGLVAQ; encoded by the coding sequence GTGTCGACGAGTGCCCTGACCGAAGCGGTCCCGCTGTCCCTGTGCGCCCGCGAGCCGCACGTCCCCGCCGATCGCCTGGTCGCCGAGATGGTGCCTCCGCCGCGCTTCGACGGCGTGCGCTTCGACACGTACATCCCGGACCCGAACCAGCCCAGCCAGGCCGAGGCCGTCCGGGTGCTCGCCGACTTCGCCGCGGGGCTGGGCGGGGCGCACGCGAGCGGCGCGGGCAAGCGCCGCTGGTTCGCCCGCAAGCCCGCCGCGCCCACCGGGCCGCGCGGCGTCTACCTGGACGGCGGGTACGGCGTCGGCAAGACCCACCTGCTGGCGTCGCTGTGGCACGCCACGCCCGCCGAGCCCGCGCTCAAGGCGTTCGGCACCTTCGTGGAGCTGACCAACCTGGTGGGCGCGCTCGGCTTCCAGCAGACCGTGCGGACCCTGAGCGGGCACCGGCTGCTGTGCATCGACGAGTTCGAGCTGGACGACCCGGGCGACACGGTGCTCGTGTCCACGCTGCTCGGCAAGCTCGTCGACGCGGGCGTCGCGCTGGCCGCCACGTCCAACACCCTGCCCGGCAAGCTGGGCGAGGGCCGGTTCGCCGCGGCGGACTTCCTGCGGGAGATCCAGGGGCTGTCCGCACACTTCAGGCCGCTGCGCATCGACGGCGAGGACTACCGCCACCGCGGCCTGCCGGAGGCCCCGGCGCCGTACGCGGACGAGCAGGTCACCAAGGCCGCGCACGCCACGCCCGGCGCCTCCCTGGACCACTTCCCGGAGCTTCTGGAGCACCTGGCGCGGGTCCACCCGAGCCGGTACGGGGCGCTCACCGAGGACGTGACGGCCGTGTGCCTGACGGGTGTGACGGCCGTGCCGGACCAGTCGACGGCGCTGCGCCTGGTGGTGCTCGCCGACCGGCTGTACGACCGGGAGATACCCGTGCTGGCCTCGGGGCTGCCCTTCGACCAGCTGTTCAGCGACGAGATGCTGAACGGCGGGTACCGCAAGAAGTACTTCCGGGCGATCTCGCGGCTCACCGCGCTGGCGCGCGACGCGAAGGGCCTTGTGGCGCAGTAG